Within the Pseudobythopirellula maris genome, the region GCTGACCCACGCGCCGATCTCGGTGTGCTCCGTGACCACGTAGCCGGCGAACCGGGTGATGATGGTGTACTTGGCGAGTTGGTCGCGGAGGCGTTCGACGACCGCCTCTTGGATTTTGACTTGGGCCCGCGATTGGGCGATCACCTCCTCGCGTGGGCCGGCTACGAGCAAGCTGTGGGCCGCTTTTGCCTCGGCGTACGCCTCCTCGGCCTCGGCCGCGAGCGACACAGCCTCGCCAACCTCGTCGTCGGTCACAGCACGATTCTCGAGAAACACACGCTGCACCCGGTCGCGGCGCGCGGTGGCGAACTCGAAGCGTGAATTCGCCGCCGCCATGCGAGCGCGGGCCTGCTCGACCTCTTCGGGGCGCGAGCCGTTCTCGAGCTCGGCGAGCATCTGGCGCCGGTACTCGAGCTCCGCCTCGGCGGCGGCCAGTTCGAGCGAGATGGTGGCCGTGAGCAGCTGCGCGAGCTTCTCGCCTTTCTCTACGCGGTCGCCCGCCTCGACGGGGAACTCGGTCACGCGCCCTGAGACCGCGCTGCCGATCGTGGCGCGCTTGGTCGGTTCGATGCTGCCGACAAACGATTGTTTGGCGGCCACGGTCCGTTCGACCAGTCGGGCGGCGATCACCACCGCCGGTCCGCCGGGCTGGGCGAGCGCGCCGCACGTGCTGAGCACGCACGCCGCAAATACCCCAACCACAAACCCGCTCGAACCCGCAGTCCGCCGCTTAAGGATTCGCCGCTTCACAAGCCGTGACATTCTCTCTTACCTTCAACAGCACCCGATGGAGGGTGGCCAATTCTTCTTCTGAAAGCCCCGCTGACGCCCGCGAAAGCATCACCTGGCCGCACTCGGCGACCAGTTCCCACACCCGCGTTGCCTCGGGCAAGGGATGAATGAGCTTCACCCGCCCGTCCTCCGGGTCGGGCCGCCGCTCGACCAACCCAGCCGCCTCGCTGCGATTAAGGATGCCCACGAGGCTCGGAGGTTCGATCATCAACCGATTCGCCATCTCCGACTGCGACATCGGTCCCTCGGCGGCCAACCACCCAAGCACCTGGGCTTGGCGGAAGGTGATGCCGTGCGGAGCCAGCATCTCGTTGAAGGCCCGCATGTACTCCTGGTGCGCGCGGGCGATCCAGTAGCCGATGCTGGACTCGAAATCGTGGGTGAGCATAGAAACGCCGTTGTCGCGGTGCAGCCAAAAACGGATAGCGCACTAACGAGTATGATGTGACTGCCGTTTCAACGCCAGTGCGATTCCGCCATCCAGCGGGCAAACGGCGTCACCCGAGCTTCGAACCGTAAGGGCTATTCGGCGATCGCTGCGGGCCAAGCGGCGGCTAGAGACCTGTGGTGGAGCCGCGGTTGCGGTCAACCGAGCGACGGCCAGCCAGGCGACAGGGGCCGCTTAATAGAGCGACGCCGAGGAGCCATCCGACCGGTGGGCCAGTCGGTTGAACCGCTCAGGATCGACCTGGTAGTCGACCATCCCGACGGCGCCGTCGGCCATCACCACGTGCATGCCGGCGGTGTGAGCCGACCCCGCGGTGGCGAATTCCGCAAGCCCATTGAGGGTGCTCGGGCTGTCGGGCTGTGGCGGACAGAATGCGCTGCGGACCGTGTCGTAGTCCCAGCCGTCGGACCAGCCGTGGTCGTCGCCCGTGAGACCGCCGCCGTATGCTGCAAGGTTGATCCGCTTCTCGCCGATCACTGCGGTCTTGCTCGCGCCGTCGGTGATGCGTGCGAACTTGGTAAGCCTGTCGTAGTTGAGAAGCCGAGTGACGGCGCCGCGCGTCCCCTTCTCCACCAGGTAGCTGCCGCGCACGATCACGCCGCGGAAGCCGGTGTAAGCGCCGCCGAGCGTCTCGGCGTCGGCAGGCTCGAACGAGTTGGAATCGTTCCACACGCCCCAGAACGCGTATCCCTG harbors:
- a CDS encoding efflux RND transporter periplasmic adaptor subunit produces the protein MLSTCGALAQPGGPAVVIAARLVERTVAAKQSFVGSIEPTKRATIGSAVSGRVTEFPVEAGDRVEKGEKLAQLLTATISLELAAAEAELEYRRQMLAELENGSRPEEVEQARARMAAANSRFEFATARRDRVQRVFLENRAVTDDEVGEAVSLAAEAEEAYAEAKAAHSLLVAGPREEVIAQSRAQVKIQEAVVERLRDQLAKYTIITRFAGYVVTEHTEIGAWVSSGDPVAEVVAVDRVEAVAQVSMQSVNYLRPGERVEINIPALEGRSFEGVVVTTVPQGDLRSRTFPVKVLLENEINDAGPLLKPGMIAHAVLPTGAPRTVLLAPKDAVVLDQSRRSMFVVDKASGEGQTGAVSLVPVTLGVASGPWIEVLGGVSAGQLVVVQGNERLRPGQEVKVSRVVDDPLAAAAKPSVSPVSSR
- a CDS encoding MarR family winged helix-turn-helix transcriptional regulator, with the protein product MLTHDFESSIGYWIARAHQEYMRAFNEMLAPHGITFRQAQVLGWLAAEGPMSQSEMANRLMIEPPSLVGILNRSEAAGLVERRPDPEDGRVKLIHPLPEATRVWELVAECGQVMLSRASAGLSEEELATLHRVLLKVRENVTACEAANP